One region of Campylobacter concisus genomic DNA includes:
- the tig gene encoding trigger factor: protein MEIKTKALDSVNTLASTTISADAIKSSVEKLAKKAAKTMKVDGFRQGHVPVAVVLKRYEKELTNDAEQDVLRDVVDETIKQAGKKNDDLIGEPIVSKFDRKDGKIDVELTVSFKPSVDVSGYESLIPEFSNPRVLKKDIDEKKTELLKMIAPLEKIDGKRGLKVGDFAKFDFEGFVDGVAFDGGKAENYVLEIGSNQFIPGFEDGMVGIKAGGEKDIEVKFPENYGAAHLAGKDAVFKVKLHEIQERKIPEKLDEEMLKTLLPNEEKPTEELLDERIKEQIRQEKIYKLINDELKPKFAEAAVEKFKFDVPKNIVEQEIDMQFRNAWSSFTPDDMKKFREDKDALSKKRDEFRKDAENSVRLTFIIDELARVRGVKVSDQEVVQAIYFEAYRSGQDPKAHLDMYRNQGMLPAIKMSMIEEKLFSELFNKEKDEKKASKKEKAE, encoded by the coding sequence ATGGAAATCAAAACAAAAGCTCTAGATAGCGTAAATACCCTAGCTAGCACGACTATAAGTGCAGATGCTATAAAGTCTAGCGTAGAAAAGCTAGCAAAAAAAGCAGCAAAAACTATGAAAGTAGATGGCTTTAGGCAAGGTCACGTTCCAGTTGCTGTTGTATTAAAACGCTACGAGAAAGAGCTAACAAACGACGCTGAACAAGATGTCTTAAGAGATGTTGTTGATGAGACTATAAAGCAAGCAGGCAAGAAAAACGATGATCTTATCGGCGAGCCTATCGTTTCAAAATTTGATAGAAAAGATGGTAAGATCGATGTTGAGCTAACAGTTTCATTTAAACCAAGCGTCGATGTGAGCGGCTATGAGAGTTTGATACCTGAGTTTTCAAACCCACGTGTTTTGAAAAAAGATATCGATGAGAAAAAAACTGAACTTCTAAAAATGATAGCTCCACTTGAAAAAATTGATGGCAAAAGAGGTCTAAAAGTTGGCGATTTTGCTAAATTTGACTTTGAAGGCTTTGTTGATGGCGTTGCATTTGATGGTGGCAAGGCTGAAAACTATGTGCTTGAGATAGGCTCAAATCAATTTATCCCAGGCTTTGAAGATGGTATGGTAGGCATAAAAGCTGGTGGCGAAAAAGATATCGAGGTTAAATTCCCAGAAAACTATGGCGCTGCACATTTAGCTGGCAAAGATGCTGTTTTTAAAGTCAAACTTCATGAAATTCAAGAGAGAAAAATTCCTGAAAAACTAGATGAAGAGATGCTTAAAACTCTACTTCCAAATGAAGAAAAACCAACTGAAGAGTTACTTGATGAGCGTATAAAAGAGCAAATCCGCCAAGAGAAAATTTATAAACTTATAAATGATGAGCTTAAGCCAAAATTTGCTGAAGCTGCGGTTGAGAAATTTAAATTTGACGTGCCAAAAAATATTGTCGAGCAAGAGATTGATATGCAGTTTAGAAACGCATGGAGCTCATTTACTCCAGATGATATGAAAAAATTTAGAGAGGACAAAGATGCTCTTTCTAAAAAACGTGACGAGTTTAGAAAAGACGCTGAAAATAGCGTTCGTTTAACTTTCATTATTGATGAGCTAGCTCGCGTAAGAGGCGTGAAAGTAAGCGATCAAGAGGTTGTTCAAGCGATCTATTTTGAGGCGTATAGAAGCGGTCAAGATCCAAAAGCACACCTTGATATGTACCGCAACCAAGGCATGCTTCCAGCTATAAAGATGTCAATGATCGAAGAGAAGCTATTTAGCGAGCTTTTCAACAAAGAAAAAGACGAAAAAAAAGCAAGTAAAAAAGAGAAGGCCGAGTAA
- the clpP gene encoding ATP-dependent Clp endopeptidase proteolytic subunit ClpP yields the protein MSYYVPVVVERTSRGERSYDIYSRLLKDRIVMLSGEIEDGMAASIVAQLLFLEAEDPDKDIYLYINSPGGVITSGFSIYDTMNYIKPDVCTICIGQAASMGAFLLSCGAPGKRYALPNSRIMIHQPLGGARGQATDIEIQAREILRMKEILNGILAKNTGQKLSKIVKDTERDFFMSSVEAKEYGLVDKILEKSFK from the coding sequence ATGAGCTATTACGTTCCTGTCGTAGTTGAAAGAACTAGTAGAGGTGAGCGAAGCTATGATATATATTCCCGTCTTTTAAAAGACAGGATCGTTATGCTAAGTGGTGAGATAGAAGACGGCATGGCCGCTTCTATCGTCGCTCAGCTGCTATTTTTAGAGGCTGAGGATCCAGATAAAGATATCTATCTATATATAAACTCACCAGGTGGCGTGATAACAAGCGGCTTTAGTATCTATGACACGATGAACTACATAAAGCCAGATGTTTGCACGATATGCATCGGTCAAGCGGCTAGCATGGGTGCATTTTTGCTAAGCTGTGGCGCACCAGGTAAAAGATATGCATTGCCAAATTCTCGCATCATGATACACCAACCCCTTGGCGGCGCTAGAGGACAAGCGACTGATATCGAGATACAAGCTCGTGAAATTTTGCGCATGAAAGAGATTTTAAATGGAATTTTGGCCAAAAATACAGGTCAGAAGCTAAGTAAGATCGTAAAAGATACTGAACGTGACTTCTTTATGAGTTCGGTCGAAGCCAAAGAGTACGGACTTGTTGATAAAATTTTGGAGAAAAGTTTTAAATAA
- a CDS encoding GGDEF domain-containing protein, with translation MIKIDNAPDPKKKAVEVKHTLEKEKVDIYRFSENVLHELSDDNVPSTPNNYSIYFEKMLDGQPDEFRKEIGDMIVINSEISVPSGSNISIEKEIKQGFIQIKSMLQAVVLIYKNLGIMRGLVQKRMDALKNNTNILALQNVLSAFNHDLIKLNSLMDKHLDVIKVSYDEVAKMLKSIEEQSIYDTTYDVYNKKFLVATVQSEVEAVKRYGYNASFLLVRAKDRFTNRVKNLKERNNMYKAISQLLLRTSRRSDIVAHYGDGCFAMVMKYTDENGTKQAGSRILNMLSSIPWKIDGEECKLDIQVVSSMITKTRSAEELISYSLDQLILTQDDEQPIFLGE, from the coding sequence GTGATAAAGATAGATAATGCACCAGACCCTAAGAAAAAAGCGGTTGAAGTAAAACATACTCTAGAAAAAGAAAAGGTAGATATCTACAGATTTTCAGAAAATGTTTTGCATGAATTAAGTGACGATAATGTTCCATCTACGCCAAACAATTACTCTATTTATTTTGAGAAAATGCTTGATGGACAGCCTGATGAATTTAGAAAAGAGATCGGTGATATGATAGTTATAAATTCCGAGATCTCAGTACCATCAGGTAGTAATATCTCTATTGAAAAAGAGATAAAGCAAGGATTTATCCAGATAAAAAGTATGCTTCAAGCCGTGGTGCTAATCTATAAAAATTTAGGCATCATGAGAGGCCTAGTGCAAAAGCGTATGGATGCACTCAAAAACAATACAAATATCCTAGCTCTTCAAAATGTTTTAAGCGCATTTAATCATGACCTAATAAAATTAAACAGCCTTATGGATAAACATCTTGATGTCATTAAAGTAAGCTATGACGAAGTAGCCAAGATGCTTAAATCTATTGAAGAGCAGTCGATTTATGATACGACATATGACGTCTATAATAAAAAATTTCTAGTAGCCACAGTGCAAAGTGAAGTAGAAGCCGTTAAAAGATATGGCTATAACGCATCTTTTTTACTAGTAAGAGCAAAAGATAGATTTACAAATCGTGTTAAAAATTTAAAAGAGCGAAACAATATGTATAAAGCTATATCACAGCTTCTTTTAAGAACTTCTAGAAGAAGTGATATAGTAGCTCATTACGGTGATGGCTGTTTTGCTATGGTTATGAAATATACTGATGAAAATGGCACAAAACAAGCCGGTAGCAGAATTTTAAATATGCTTTCATCTATACCTTGGAAGATTGATGGTGAAGAGTGCAAGCTTGATATCCAAGTGGTTTCAAGCATGATAACAAAAACAAGAAGTGCTGAAGAATTAATCTCTTACTCGTTAGATCAACTAATACTAACACAAGATGATGAGCAGCCTATATTTTTGGGTGAATAA
- the def gene encoding peptide deformylase: MILEVLSYPNKKLYEISKEVKIFDEELHKLLDDMYDTMIAKEGIGLAAIQVGVAKRIFIINLVNEEGVQDKENLIEIINPKFELREGECVYQEGCLSVPGYYEDVKRNEVVAIKYQDRFGKEQSLKADGLLAIAIQHENDHLDGHLFIEKIGFNKRKKFDKEYKKQKKEKAS, from the coding sequence TTGATCTTAGAGGTTTTATCTTATCCAAATAAAAAGCTTTACGAAATTTCTAAAGAAGTTAAAATTTTCGACGAAGAGCTTCACAAGCTGCTCGATGATATGTATGATACGATGATAGCAAAAGAGGGCATCGGTCTTGCTGCCATTCAAGTAGGCGTTGCAAAAAGAATTTTTATTATAAATTTAGTTAACGAAGAAGGCGTGCAAGATAAAGAAAATCTAATCGAGATAATAAATCCAAAATTTGAGTTACGTGAGGGTGAGTGCGTCTACCAAGAGGGTTGCCTTAGCGTGCCTGGATATTATGAAGATGTAAAAAGAAATGAAGTTGTGGCCATCAAATATCAAGATCGTTTTGGCAAAGAGCAAAGTTTAAAGGCTGATGGGCTTTTGGCTATTGCTATTCAGCATGAAAATGATCATTTGGACGGACATCTTTTTATAGAAAAAATCGGCTTTAATAAACGTAAAAAATTTGATAAGGAATACAAAAAGCAAAAAAAAGAAAAAGCTTCATGA
- a CDS encoding YifB family Mg chelatase-like AAA ATPase yields MKSLRCATYGDGLKIIDVESIFSRGLPGFSIVGLASTSIKESTERVKAALLALDFSFPAQKITINLSPSDLPKSGSHFDLAIAILIALQKAKSLEKIFVFGELGLDGSVKSTANLFSILLFLSTQVKNVKVLVPKEIAQKASMIPNLEIYAVSTLKEAIRFFSDEEFAKSIHFNATHELFSNVIEISGKRYVPNLNFELDFKDVLGQERAKRACVIAAVGMHNILFEGSPGSGKSMCAKRLVYIMAPQSLEEVLKSAAYRSLNLQDSEFTSTRAFRSPHHTSTKSSIFGGGSNVAKIGEIALANGGVLFFDEFPHFSKQVIESLREPLEDNQIHIARVNSKVTYETKFIFVAAQNPCPCGNLFSHNLNCQCSENEIKNYKSRISAPVLDRIDLKVAMDESSPNDRSSLSSQQMSEMVLKAFIFQKKRGQDELNGKLNDAQVEKFCLLDNEAREILQKAASRYNLSQRGIKRTLRVARSIADLDESEQILKPHILEALSFRT; encoded by the coding sequence ATGAAGTCCCTAAGATGTGCTACTTACGGCGATGGACTAAAGATAATTGATGTTGAGTCTATCTTCTCTCGTGGGCTTCCTGGTTTTAGCATCGTTGGGCTTGCAAGCACAAGTATCAAAGAGAGTACAGAACGCGTAAAAGCAGCACTTCTAGCACTTGATTTTTCTTTTCCAGCACAAAAGATAACCATTAATTTATCCCCTTCAGATCTACCAAAGAGTGGCTCACATTTTGACCTAGCTATCGCTATTCTTATAGCTCTTCAAAAGGCAAAAAGCTTAGAGAAAATTTTTGTCTTTGGTGAGCTTGGGCTTGATGGAAGCGTAAAAAGCACAGCAAATTTATTCTCGATTCTTCTTTTTTTAAGCACGCAGGTAAAAAACGTAAAAGTCTTAGTACCAAAAGAGATAGCACAAAAAGCTTCTATGATCCCAAATTTAGAGATTTATGCTGTTAGTACTCTAAAAGAGGCGATTAGATTTTTTAGCGATGAAGAATTTGCAAAAAGCATACATTTTAATGCTACGCATGAGCTATTTTCAAACGTGATAGAAATTTCTGGCAAAAGATATGTTCCAAATTTAAACTTCGAGCTTGATTTTAAGGACGTTTTGGGTCAAGAAAGAGCCAAAAGAGCCTGCGTTATTGCAGCCGTTGGCATGCACAATATTTTATTTGAAGGCAGCCCAGGCAGCGGAAAAAGCATGTGCGCAAAACGCCTCGTCTACATCATGGCACCACAAAGCTTAGAAGAGGTGCTAAAGTCCGCCGCCTACCGCTCTTTAAACCTTCAAGATAGTGAATTTACAAGCACTAGAGCCTTTCGCTCGCCCCATCACACTTCAACAAAAAGCTCGATCTTTGGCGGTGGCTCAAATGTCGCAAAGATCGGTGAGATCGCACTTGCAAATGGTGGAGTACTATTTTTTGATGAGTTCCCTCACTTTTCAAAGCAAGTCATCGAAAGCCTGAGAGAGCCACTAGAGGACAATCAAATTCACATTGCAAGAGTAAATTCAAAAGTGACTTATGAAACGAAATTTATCTTTGTAGCAGCTCAAAATCCATGCCCTTGCGGAAATTTATTCTCTCACAATCTAAATTGTCAATGCAGCGAAAATGAGATAAAAAACTATAAATCAAGAATTTCAGCTCCAGTACTTGACCGCATTGACTTAAAAGTTGCTATGGACGAGAGTTCGCCAAATGATAGGTCAAGTTTGAGCTCACAGCAGATGAGTGAGATGGTCTTAAAAGCCTTTATCTTTCAAAAAAAACGTGGTCAAGATGAGCTAAACGGCAAGCTAAATGACGCACAAGTAGAAAAATTTTGTCTACTGGATAATGAAGCAAGAGAAATTTTACAAAAGGCAGCCTCGAGGTACAATCTTTCTCAAAGAGGCATAAAAAGGACACTTAGAGTGGCTAGAAGTATCGCTGACCTTGATGAGAGTGAGCAAATTTTAAAGCCCCACATCTTAGAGGCGCTTAGTTTTAGGACATAA
- a CDS encoding NAD(P)H-hydrate dehydratase, with amino-acid sequence MKNLYLDTRILDERASEKFDLSEEILMENAAAAVAIFIRKKFKKGERLLGVCGGGNNGADVLCTLRMLEGEFECEFILASQNLKPLAIKQLERAKSAGVRECKDVENGLNGAKCVIDGLFGSGLNRNLDENHIELISKINKSSIYTIACDVPSGLSNDGKVLGACVKADTTITMGARKLGLYSDAAKDFVGKIKVASLGISAQNYECESGYYLLEKFDLVLPNRKNQCVNKGDFGHAFIISGEHIGASKLCAKAAFAFGTGLVSVIDEQGLNLPTHIMQASKISEKMNAGAVGMGLGKKGIEELDAQILKDKKLVLDADIFYSAKVLDLLNENCVLTPHPKEFCLLLRLCNIADIDVKTLQENRFAYAKSWSEKFKAVLVLKGANTIIAKEGQIFVMPYGKNILAKGGSGDVLSGLILALLAQGYEPLSAAISATLAHALSLKNFKKNSYALSPTDIIKGVKCLQKK; translated from the coding sequence ATGAAAAATTTATATCTGGATACAAGAATTTTAGACGAGAGGGCGAGCGAGAAATTTGACCTCAGTGAAGAAATTTTAATGGAAAATGCAGCCGCAGCCGTAGCAATTTTTATCCGTAAAAAATTTAAAAAAGGCGAGAGATTGCTTGGCGTTTGCGGTGGTGGGAATAACGGTGCTGACGTGCTTTGCACGTTAAGAATGCTTGAGGGCGAGTTTGAATGCGAATTTATCTTAGCTAGTCAGAATTTAAAGCCACTAGCCATTAAGCAGCTTGAGCGAGCTAAATCTGCTGGCGTGCGTGAGTGTAAAGATGTAGAAAATGGTTTAAATGGTGCAAAGTGCGTCATAGACGGGCTTTTTGGCTCTGGCTTAAATAGAAATTTAGATGAAAATCACATAGAGCTTATCTCAAAGATAAACAAAAGCTCTATCTACACTATCGCTTGCGACGTGCCAAGTGGACTAAGTAACGATGGCAAGGTGCTAGGTGCTTGCGTAAAAGCAGACACCACTATCACGATGGGAGCTAGAAAGCTTGGGCTTTATAGTGACGCTGCAAAAGACTTTGTTGGCAAGATAAAGGTCGCTAGTCTTGGCATAAGCGCGCAAAACTACGAATGCGAGAGCGGCTATTACTTGCTTGAAAAATTCGACCTTGTGCTCCCAAATAGAAAAAATCAGTGCGTAAATAAGGGCGACTTTGGCCACGCATTTATCATATCTGGCGAGCACATAGGAGCTAGCAAACTTTGCGCAAAGGCAGCATTTGCCTTTGGGACCGGGCTAGTTAGCGTGATAGACGAGCAGGGTTTAAATTTACCAACACATATCATGCAAGCTAGCAAGATAAGCGAAAAAATGAATGCCGGAGCCGTTGGTATGGGGCTTGGCAAAAAGGGCATAGAAGAGCTTGATGCACAAATTTTAAAGGACAAAAAGCTAGTGCTTGACGCTGATATTTTTTACAGTGCAAAAGTACTTGATCTACTAAATGAAAACTGTGTTTTGACGCCCCATCCAAAGGAATTTTGCTTACTTTTAAGACTTTGCAATATAGCAGATATCGACGTAAAAACATTACAAGAAAATAGATTTGCTTACGCTAAGTCTTGGAGTGAGAAATTTAAGGCAGTACTTGTGCTAAAAGGAGCAAACACTATAATCGCCAAAGAGGGGCAAATTTTTGTTATGCCTTATGGTAAAAATATACTTGCAAAAGGTGGCAGTGGTGACGTACTAAGCGGACTTATACTTGCTCTTTTAGCTCAAGGCTACGAGCCACTGAGTGCTGCCATCTCGGCTACGCTAGCTCATGCACTAAGCCTTAAAAATTTCAAAAAAAATAGCTATGCGCTTAGCCCAACAGACATTATAAAAGGAGTAAAATGCTTACAAAAAAAATAG
- the purN gene encoding phosphoribosylglycinamide formyltransferase, which yields MLTKKIAVLFSGSGSNLEAILKKVHNQIFNGIKIEVCLCICNKPGAYGIERAKKFGLDTTIIESAKFANREEFDAAVVEQILKSGAELTVLAGFMRILTPVFTSQIKAINLHPSILPLFKGAHAIKESFESDMMIGGVSVHYVSEELDGGKLIAQRAFEREDGMSLEDWESKIHAIEHEILPDSIIKILTKEANV from the coding sequence ATGCTTACAAAAAAAATAGCCGTACTTTTTAGCGGTAGTGGCTCAAATTTAGAAGCGATACTTAAAAAAGTTCATAATCAAATTTTTAATGGCATAAAAATCGAAGTTTGCCTTTGTATCTGCAACAAGCCAGGTGCATATGGCATAGAGCGTGCTAAGAAATTTGGGCTTGATACGACGATAATAGAGAGTGCCAAATTTGCAAATAGAGAAGAATTTGACGCTGCAGTTGTGGAGCAAATTTTAAAAAGCGGCGCTGAACTAACGGTGCTTGCTGGATTTATGAGGATATTAACTCCTGTTTTTACATCGCAGATAAAAGCCATAAATTTACATCCTTCTATATTGCCACTTTTTAAAGGCGCTCATGCGATAAAAGAGAGCTTTGAGAGCGATATGATGATAGGCGGAGTTAGTGTGCACTACGTGAGCGAGGAGCTTGACGGAGGTAAACTCATCGCACAAAGAGCGTTTGAAAGAGAAGATGGTATGAGCTTAGAGGATTGGGAGAGTAAAATCCATGCGATAGAGCATGAAATTTTGCCTGATAGCATAATAAAAATTTTAACAAAGGAAGCAAATGTTTGA
- a CDS encoding TerC family protein has protein sequence MFEWFSSPEAWISLLTLTGLEIVLGIDNIIFIAILVGKLPPQQRGSGRIVGLGLAMVTRILLLLSLFWIMKLTKPLFTIAEFSISGRDLVLILGGLFLLVKSTLEIHSSVSGESEEHKNSKKTHANFLVIVSEIAVLDIVFSLDSVITAVGMAEHIEIMIIAVILAVGVMMIASKGISNFVDNNPTIKILALAFLVLVGMTLVAEGLGFHIPKGYIYFAMAFSLAVESINIYAKKKMLAK, from the coding sequence ATGTTTGAATGGTTTAGTTCGCCAGAAGCGTGGATATCACTACTTACGTTAACTGGCTTAGAGATAGTTTTAGGCATAGATAATATTATATTTATCGCTATTTTGGTAGGTAAACTACCTCCGCAGCAGCGCGGCAGTGGTAGGATTGTCGGCCTAGGGCTAGCTATGGTGACTAGAATTTTACTTTTACTTTCATTGTTTTGGATCATGAAGCTTACGAAGCCACTCTTTACTATCGCGGAATTTAGCATAAGCGGCCGAGATTTGGTACTTATACTAGGCGGTCTATTTTTACTTGTGAAATCAACTCTTGAAATACATTCTAGTGTTTCTGGCGAAAGCGAAGAGCATAAAAATAGTAAAAAAACACATGCAAATTTCTTGGTTATTGTAAGTGAGATAGCTGTTTTGGATATTGTTTTTTCTCTTGATAGTGTTATCACAGCTGTTGGAATGGCTGAGCATATAGAGATAATGATCATAGCTGTTATTTTAGCAGTTGGCGTAATGATGATAGCGTCAAAAGGTATTTCTAATTTTGTAGATAATAACCCGACTATAAAAATTTTAGCACTTGCATTTTTGGTGCTTGTAGGCATGACGCTCGTTGCTGAGGGATTAGGATTTCATATTCCAAAGGGATATATCTATTTTGCGATGGCATTTTCATTGGCAGTGGAAAGTATAAATATCTATGCTAAAAAGAAAATGTTAGCTAAATAA
- a CDS encoding tetratricopeptide repeat protein has protein sequence MKKLLIILFFPLYLTAFNLSLNSGANGDKPYSVLQLSDEQEFECVEQILAYDTKRYVCMLDDEILPKIEDTTLPLMDIKYKKQDGKLFIVIMPKAPSKLLNIKTELYNSQNVQDSPRTTISKHFSIIIDTSLSENSKRKSGLNFKPDFKDMLNPSIGALDLNKAPIAGLDSNDIDIYISIKRAYEKGAYENVVKDTQTAIKRHPNSLFSSEFLLFRLRALDKIFETKNEFEEIESKDIVSEGRAWIRKFPSDENYPEVLYLIARAYLKDSIASDAKYMLDILNEEHTNSKFTKLAALDYADYLYKIGRQKEALKDYEKVLYSTNDIDLASRAALSLADANIDKEKFDEAKKFILKIANANEKFFMNNPTKSMNLATTFASKDMPDVAAKIYEILINNSDRTKDFYEVALKNLALNLAKTKDEKKAYEYLNRYETEFKYGDYIDEVTKAKDGLFFEEEDKNATALHARYKELIEKYAGTNISQKALISELELDIKERKFSDALSYKTMAKDGNLSKAMELINEAALELTKEYFIKDDCTAVINLLENYDINKISLPQFKLFNCYYRTARYNDALELAKAHAKDENLEDRVEWLVNLSKILYKNKDYEHAIIAANDALSLGSSVEYSDPTPSLFDRFYSLLALKRFTEAISTISAIEQLRGQDFKIIEAYTAISDYAIKSNDYAIATTYAKKALELQTKAKINTFSPKINFNYSEALLKTDNLNEALDEAKFILNMKLEPEDRLHALNLISEIYIRQKQFKLARPYLNECSDSNFISPYKDACKAKLDMIGKN, from the coding sequence ATGAAAAAGCTCTTAATTATTTTATTTTTTCCGCTTTATCTAACCGCTTTTAATCTTAGCCTAAATAGCGGCGCAAATGGTGATAAACCTTATAGCGTCCTTCAGCTAAGCGATGAGCAAGAATTTGAATGCGTGGAGCAAATTTTAGCTTACGACACCAAACGCTATGTCTGCATGCTTGATGATGAAATTTTGCCAAAAATTGAAGATACGACACTGCCATTAATGGATATAAAATATAAAAAGCAAGATGGCAAGCTTTTTATCGTCATAATGCCAAAAGCACCGTCAAAACTGCTAAATATAAAAACTGAGCTTTATAATAGCCAAAACGTACAAGATAGCCCAAGAACAACCATTTCAAAACACTTTAGCATCATTATAGATACTTCGCTCAGTGAAAATAGCAAGAGAAAGTCTGGGCTAAATTTTAAACCTGATTTTAAAGATATGCTAAATCCTAGTATTGGAGCGCTTGATCTTAACAAAGCCCCTATTGCTGGGCTTGATAGTAATGACATTGATATCTACATAAGCATAAAAAGAGCTTATGAAAAGGGCGCTTATGAAAATGTAGTAAAAGATACTCAAACAGCGATAAAAAGGCATCCAAATAGCCTTTTTTCAAGTGAATTTTTACTATTTCGTCTAAGGGCTCTTGATAAAATTTTTGAGACAAAAAATGAGTTTGAAGAGATCGAGTCAAAAGATATCGTAAGCGAAGGTAGGGCTTGGATCAGAAAATTCCCATCTGATGAAAACTATCCAGAAGTGCTATATCTAATCGCTAGAGCCTACCTAAAAGATAGCATCGCAAGTGATGCAAAATATATGCTTGATATCTTAAACGAAGAGCACACAAACTCAAAATTTACGAAACTTGCAGCACTTGATTATGCTGATTATCTCTACAAGATAGGCAGACAAAAAGAGGCCCTAAAAGACTATGAAAAAGTGCTTTACTCCACAAACGACATCGACCTTGCAAGTAGAGCAGCACTAAGCCTAGCTGATGCAAATATTGATAAAGAAAAATTTGATGAAGCAAAGAAATTTATACTAAAAATCGCAAATGCGAATGAAAAATTTTTTATGAACAACCCAACAAAGTCGATGAATCTTGCAACCACATTTGCCAGTAAAGATATGCCTGATGTGGCTGCTAAAATTTATGAAATCTTGATAAACAATAGCGATAGGACGAAAGATTTTTATGAAGTTGCTTTAAAAAATTTAGCACTAAATCTAGCCAAAACAAAAGATGAGAAAAAAGCATACGAATACTTAAATAGATATGAGACAGAGTTTAAATATGGTGATTATATCGATGAAGTCACCAAGGCAAAAGATGGTTTATTTTTTGAAGAAGAGGATAAAAATGCTACTGCACTTCATGCAAGATATAAAGAGCTAATTGAAAAATATGCTGGAACAAATATTAGCCAAAAGGCTTTAATAAGCGAGCTTGAGCTAGATATTAAAGAGCGTAAATTCTCCGATGCACTATCTTACAAAACCATGGCAAAAGATGGAAATTTAAGTAAGGCAATGGAGCTGATAAATGAGGCTGCGCTAGAGCTTACAAAAGAGTATTTTATAAAAGATGATTGCACGGCTGTTATAAATTTACTTGAAAACTACGATATAAATAAAATCTCATTACCACAATTTAAGCTCTTTAACTGCTATTACAGAACGGCCCGCTATAACGATGCACTTGAGCTTGCAAAAGCTCATGCAAAAGATGAAAATTTAGAAGATAGGGTCGAGTGGCTGGTAAATTTGAGCAAAATTTTATATAAAAACAAAGACTATGAGCATGCAATCATTGCTGCAAATGATGCGCTTTCACTTGGCTCATCAGTCGAATACTCAGATCCAACACCATCTCTTTTTGACAGGTTTTACTCATTGCTTGCATTAAAACGCTTTACGGAGGCGATCTCAACCATAAGCGCTATCGAGCAGCTAAGAGGCCAAGACTTTAAGATTATCGAAGCATATACAGCTATAAGTGACTACGCGATAAAAAGTAATGACTATGCCATAGCTACAACATATGCTAAAAAAGCTCTTGAGCTACAAACAAAAGCCAAAATAAATACATTTTCGCCAAAGATAAATTTTAACTACTCAGAAGCATTATTAAAGACAGATAACCTAAACGAGGCGCTTGACGAGGCGAAATTTATACTGAACATGAAGCTTGAGCCAGAAGACCGCTTACACGCTTTAAATTTGATAAGTGAAATTTATATAAGACAAAAGCAGTTTAAGTTGGCTAGGCCTTATTTAAATGAGTGCTCTGACTCAAATTTTATAAGCCCGTATAAAGATGCCTGCAAAGCTAAGCTTGATATGATAGGCAAAAACTAA